The nucleotide sequence TCACGGTGTAACTTTTCAGATTGAATAGTTGTAGCTTTTAATTCGTCCTGGAGATGATCCAGTGTTCGATACCCACGATAAATTCTTGGGATATAGAGAAAGATTCCTAATATTCCAAGGACAATGAATATGAAAAACCCATTAATTCTTTTCATTATTTCTTACCTTCTAATTTTTTCATTAATTTAACTATATATATTCCTAAACCAAAAATTATAATATTTGTAATTCCGTTAGATAAAGTCAAAGTAAACCCAGGCCAAATTTCCACAAGGGAAGCTACAATAAGCCCGATTATAAAATACAAAGTATTATCTCTATGAGATTTTAAAAGTTTGTCTATGATTCTAGCAAAGCCAACAATACCTATGACAGCTCCGATACCTACTAAGGCAACAGGCAGTATCATCCTGTTATTTACAAAACCTAGGATATTATAATATTCACCCAGCATAACCAGTAGGAGGGATCCAGAGATTCCAGGAATAACCATAGCTCCTCCAGCCAAAGCTCCAGCCAGGATTAATTTTACGCTATATCCTGCTGTCAACCGATATAAGCTGCTAGAAGTTTCACCATCACCATAGAAAGATTGAAGGATTGTAAAACCAATCATTAAAAGTAATCCAAATAAAAACCATAGTTTTCCATGGTTATTTATTTTTTTATTATCTCGATGGGTCAAAACCAACGGTAGAGATGCCACTATCAGTCCTAAGAAGAAAAAGCTGGTGCTCTCTCTATAGTTTGTATAGAGAAAACCGATCACTTTTGCAAATACAAGTAGTCCAATGACAACTCCTATAAATATTTGTGATAAAAATTTAATAAATTCTATCTTTTTTTCTTTAGGAACAGTGAAAAATTCTCCTACAGACTCTGTAAGTTTTTCATAGACCCCTAAAAGAAGAGCAACAGTTCCACCAGAGACTCCAGGAATAATGTTAGCTATTCCAATAAAAGCACCACTGATTATATTTTTAATCACTGTCAACCATCCCCTCAATTTCTTTGATAAAAGATTTTACATCTGAAAAATCTTTATATACAGAGGCGAATCGGATATATGCAATTTCATCTAATTTTTTTAGTTTCTCCATAACCAGTTCACCTAATTCAGTACTTTCTATCTCTAGGTGATTAGTTTTTCTGATAGTGTCTTCAACTTCTCCTACAAACCTTTCCAAAGCTTCTAGGTTGACATTTCTTTTAATGACAGCCCTTTCGAGTCCTTTTAATAGTTTGTCTTTATTGAAGACTTCCTTGATATTATTTTTTTTTATTACAAAAATAGGAATAGGCTCTATTTTTTCGTAAGTAGTAAATCTTTTACAGCAAACGACACATTCCCGTCTTCTTTTTATAGAGTTATCTGTGCTATAAGGTCTACTATCAATAACTTTAGTATCCATAGCTCCACAGTAAGGACATTCCATAGTTTACCCCTCTTCTGAACTTATGATATTTAAAATTTCTTGTGGGTCCGTTGCACTTAGAAGTTTGTTTCTAAAATTTTCATCTCTGATTAATCTTGAAATCCTAGCTAAGATCTTAAGGTATACGATGCTGTCACTAAGTGGTGAAGCAAATACAAAAAACAGCTTAACATCTTGACCGTCTAAAGATTCAAAGTTAAGTCCATCATTACATCTTCCAAAGGCGATAGTTAATTTTTTAGCAAAATCAGTTTTAGCATGGGGAATTGCCACACCTTTTCCTATCCCGGTACTTCCTAATTTTTCTCTTTCAATAAGA is from Psychrilyobacter atlanticus DSM 19335 and encodes:
- a CDS encoding FtsB family cell division protein; the encoded protein is MKRINGFFIFIVLGILGIFLYIPRIYRGYRTLDHLQDELKATTIQSEKLHREMDDISLQLDNFNNLYYIEKFARDKLAMKKKNETIYRVIYEEEQD
- a CDS encoding DUF368 domain-containing protein, which encodes MIKNIISGAFIGIANIIPGVSGGTVALLLGVYEKLTESVGEFFTVPKEKKIEFIKFLSQIFIGVVIGLLVFAKVIGFLYTNYRESTSFFFLGLIVASLPLVLTHRDNKKINNHGKLWFLFGLLLMIGFTILQSFYGDGETSSSLYRLTAGYSVKLILAGALAGGAMVIPGISGSLLLVMLGEYYNILGFVNNRMILPVALVGIGAVIGIVGFARIIDKLLKSHRDNTLYFIIGLIVASLVEIWPGFTLTLSNGITNIIIFGLGIYIVKLMKKLEGKK
- the nrdR gene encoding transcriptional regulator NrdR is translated as MECPYCGAMDTKVIDSRPYSTDNSIKRRRECVVCCKRFTTYEKIEPIPIFVIKKNNIKEVFNKDKLLKGLERAVIKRNVNLEALERFVGEVEDTIRKTNHLEIESTELGELVMEKLKKLDEIAYIRFASVYKDFSDVKSFIKEIEGMVDSD
- a CDS encoding PTS sugar transporter subunit IIA — translated: MNIAKITDYITLDMISLDLKAKNKKEALSELSQLLGASDTIDDPKVIESALIEREKLGSTGIGKGVAIPHAKTDFAKKLTIAFGRCNDGLNFESLDGQDVKLFFVFASPLSDSIVYLKILARISRLIRDENFRNKLLSATDPQEILNIISSEEG